In Cydia fagiglandana chromosome 23, ilCydFagi1.1, whole genome shotgun sequence, the genomic window GatttttagggccattaagactgctctaCTGTCGGAGAGTTGTTGTGAGTTGAACCTTGTTCTATATGTAAATtggaacgaatttcgtttgttttaaaaagcaatgaaacaacAGAAATGCTACTCTATTTGCTTCAtgaaaagttcaaattagattgcatgaatatgtacattgtaatgtacatttaggtccacttgcactattccattaacccggggttaatcggttaaaccgttaacccagtgtcaaattgtattggtaaccaaggtaactccatggtttaaccggttaaccccggattagtgaatggtgcaagtggtcctTAGTCTACTTTAACTTATTAGATAATGGTTCGGATCGGATAATCATCGTTATCCTCATTTCCAGATACTTACCACCTCAGCAGGACTTCAATGGTGGCTTTTCACCCCCCTCGCAAAGCTATGGCGCCCCTAGTGGCGCCCCCAGGCAAACGGATGCCGTATTTGGGTAAGTCTCACGTAAAAAAATCCCACATGGAAATATTGCCAAAATATGTTGGCGACATATTTTACTTACTTACCGATATTAGTATTATCTTTATAACTAGATTCCCTCGGGGAAATATTGCCAAAATAATCAATCTTTACAtcaatcaatataaataaaatataattcggCAAAAaaccttaattattgtataactttattctttaaataaaatacaagtataagtttacagctctAGATATGCCAAAACACTTATACTCTTAATACATAGTCATAACTATCTCTAGGATCTTTATTCAACTTTACATTAtgtatagatttaaaaaaaggcCTGAAACTATACTAAATCTACTTATTTGTTCCACCATGTTCACCATGGCCAAGGGGCCGTTGACTGGACTACAAGTCGTGACCCCCCACGTCTGTATGACGTACATAATTGCGACCAAACCGCTAATTCCTCGGGTGCTCCACTTCGACTGGGCTAATAGCTACATTTTGAAATCTAACAGTTACTTAAACTTGCTGTGGGGCCAAAGTTAGAATCTTTTCAAAATCCCTAAAGTATTcctttgtatatatactatataCTTGCAAATAACAAAGTGAGGAAGTGTCATGTGTTATATTTTTATCACAAAATTACATTACTGATGACATTGCCACTATGTCATTACCAGTGCCATGCCAGgagtgcgaaactcctgacttcgggcaaactcggctccgttcggctcagcattgctccgagcaattattggGATTgtcacaacttgacgtccctttgcgtgcacgaccacaaaggttgcctggaagagatcccttatagggataagttcgctcttgtatattatatattttgtttcaatgtaatttaacctgtcttatgtacagtcaagtcCTTACATTCTTATATACATAccataatggcttgaattttaaCAACCCTAGGTAGCCGAAAGGGTtggtgccatacattagaaagggacagcatgattcgaccctgaaccgctgtcaaacttcggttttgtaggaagtgtcctttctgtgcggtagtactattagttattctgtggcaaTGCAGAGCTTTACCCATTTCTACTACAATTGCAATACGACTTCAAGGTAATATGAAATCTTTACAAATTCCAAAAATATGGTTGTTTTGTATGTCATTATGTTCACACCTTTTGTACCATTGAATGTCCAGATTTTGAATTTTATGTACCAAAAGATCTTTTTTTTTGTGAATGTCATCTTTCAAGATACCTGCAACTGCATACGCTTtgacttagggccagttgcaccaaccacagttaACAGACGTCACGCAGCAGAaatctatgaaacttcccatacaataaaatttacgatgacacacggtttggtgcaaccgacccttactTTTAATAGATATGGCAAAAAAAAGCACGGCAGAGTCCAGCTCGCACTTGACCGATTTTCGAGCGCGTATACTTGATGAatgtaatgtatgtgttttataaacgatagagatgcttttaagccggtagcttgattggtttcattagtataataagaattaaataaatattgtttttttttttacactgaattaaatatgctagtgtccagtagaattgacacatgagacaatgatgttctcgcttgattatattgtttaatttaattttagttttggacacttggagaccttatacatctctaagtacatatttatttatttgatttttatttttgattgtacatacttacctatatttttaatgtttctgacacttagagacctttacatctctaagtcaacttaggctagtaattatgtgaagctatattactgtctttttatgtaacatatgagcacaaaatgccgtgtcttacagctacatgttattactattttaatattaatataggccggtagcttgaacatgtcatgctcgcttaaaagtctttgcttacggtggcgttgttgatcgggtcgccactttcccgaatgaaggttgagggaggcgatggatgagatacgcgtcatactcgtgaacgggtgctgtttgtggagactggtctgttaagctaacacgagctattatacttagtaacttttattaattaattacagtgagacgcctcattctgttctcgtatgtttcttttcttttaatgaatgtattaattatacaggatattgactcttggagaccctatacatctctaaggataacttgataaactatataatcttatagttctgacacctagagacatttacacctctaaatattatagattttttgtgtgtgtttttttgtctgtattttgtatgtaattcgacattaagagaccatatacatctcttagtaattgtaatacgttagattgaattgttagttttaatttataaaattgttgatgttattatttttgcttttatgtaaattcaatgttgacgtgtaaaagtgcccttgtggcctatttgctgaataaatgttgatatttgatatttgatatttgatattgatatttgatatttgatatttgaataATCATTATAGTAAGCGATAAATCGTGATCTTCGTGATACAGTTACGAGCATCGGACTCGGTACAATCGAAGACAAAAACCTCTACTTAACGAAAGCCTTTTTCTACTGTGCATCTGCCTACTATAATTATGATATAATATGGCACACAAAAACatgtgggaaattatttcccgcTTAGTTTTAAAAgtctacttttatttatttttacacgcAGAACTTGAAGCAATGAGTAGTAGGTGCTTCCATGGGAAAAGCAGCGATAATTTAGTATATCGAAATAGGAACTTCTTACCTGTCATTAAATTTTGCCTCCTAAAATCTGATGACTGGTCATGTTAGTTGCTTTTTTTAAGAAATATGTTTTACCATATAAATAAAGCCAGTTCAGCACTTGTGGTTTTGACTGTACAAACATCAAAGTCAAGGATCAAATTTGATTGTATAATTGTCGAATTGACCTCGAGACTCAAACGATCAAGACTAATCAAGTCAAGAGTTCCCATTCAGTGCCCCTACCTAGTTTAAATTTCATTctatagcgtgacgtgacgtttgCGCTaaatctctttttgtatggggttttgagtttccaaaaaaGTGCTTAGCGCGCTGtttaaaatcccatacaaaacgaGACTTAACGCAAACTTGAGGTATCAAGTCACGCTATCGAAGGAGATTTACATTAGTGGTCAGAACACGAtttcattcatttttttttttatgtaataggcGTATACTGATTTTAATAATAGGCTAAGAATTTGATCTACTGACTAATAACAAATACAATTTCATTACTAAGATTATTATTTCTAtaatgtaattgtaatattgaaAACACTTTCACTAATTGGCTAGCTTAATTGAaccactattttttatttagatgtGTACTTAAACTGGAAAATTATTTCCCACTATTACATCAATTTGGATCCATTAAATCTGTATTTATCTCGAAAGTCAATAAACCATTATGTCTATCATATTAAATAATCCTAGAGAATACAACGTTTTAactgggacacattttttttttcagacaaCGCCCATCATCAGCGTACGGTGCTCCCAACTCCCGTTCCTCTCGACCTTCCAACCAATATGGACCTCCACAAGTCAGACAGCCGTCCAGCCAATACCTACCTCCTCAGGGCAGGGCTCAACAACCATCTAACCAGTACGGGCCTCCTCAAAGCAGAGCTCAACAACCGTCAAATCAATATGGTCCTCCATCTAGCAGGGCTCAACAACCATCTAGCCAATACGGCCCTCCTCAATCCAGAGCTCAACAACCTTCTAGCCAATACGGCCCCACTCAATCTCGATCTCAGCAGCCTTCTAACCAATACGGAGCTCCCAACCAAGACAACCAATTTCGCTCTCAACCTTCAAGCCAATACGGTGCTCCTGCATTCGGCCAAGCCAGACAGTCTAACCAATACTCTGGACAGGGCAGATCTCCTTCGAACCAATATTTGCCTCCTAACCAAAATGCTAGACAACCGTCGACTGAATATGGGGCACCTGGATTTGGAACTCCTTCTCAGGAATATGGAGCGCCTAATGGTGGTACGTATATTTTTCTAGAGTTATTAAACCCTAGATCTATCCAATATCTTTAGAGGTTGTGCTTTTTGACTATCATCGTGTTCTTAGTGTCATGTCACATATCCAGGGCCTGTTTAATGGCTCACAACCTAAACCCAAGAAATCATAATGGCTTTCATTAGTTACAATCCAGACAGATTGGACAAACAATAATACCTAGTTGTGATTAGTTGGATTTTCTCAGGGTGTTTTTCTTAAAACCGCTGAataagcgactggcaaataaaGTCACAATATTTATATGTTACTGgaaatattaattaaactaaTGCGTTTCCACTGAGCCAGGATTACCAAAGATGAGAGGAGTACTGGAATCAATCAATAGTAGGTATTCCACATGTCTTCTCCACTTCCCTGGATTATAACTAGTGCTATTGGTTAATTCCCACATCGCCTCCTCTCATTTCCGCTCATCTCGACCTCAGTGGAAAAGCAGCCTAGGGCTCTTCTGGTAGAAGCCCGATACATAGAGATGTCCAGtgtataatgtaaataattatactcatactcatactccaATTATGTCCAACCTGTTTAATTATGTTCTACAGGTCAGCAATTTGGTCAGGGTGGTAACTTCGGAGACGCTCAGAGCAGGCAGTACCTTCCTCCCGATGCCAGAGGAGGTTATGGCGGTGATGACGATGGTAGCAATGGGGTAAGTTTTACTAGAGACTACTCTCTTAGGGTTGATTTAGACGGCACGCGAAcccgcatgcgattttagttacattgcggactgttgattACGTttaattcaaccgaccgatcaaaacccgcaatgtaatgaaactcgcacgcgagttctcgcatcgtctaaatgagcccttgtttaggtacagtcacgtgtcacgtgtaaaaatatgtatgtccgttactcaaaaataaatatgtcccatagctcttatgtcagcgaattaagaactatgtgacatatttttgagtgagatgtatgcacccatatttttacacctaCCTACTTGTGTAAACGAAACCGATTGCAATCTGACTTTTGATTTACCTTTATTATAATCAAAGTGACATATTTTTAATCGGTCTATAAAGAGGAAGTTATAGACATTCAAAATTTCAAAGACGAAAAGAAATCGTAATTCGGAATATTACTTTTTAATACCACGTTAGTGGTAAACAAGCTTATGTTCCACTTGATAGTAAGCGATTACTGTGGCCTATAAACGCCACTTCAGAGGTGTCACATTTAATCGCGaccataattattaatattagcaCAACACACAATCCAATACTATGCAAGTACCTACAATCCATTTGCGCCTGTCGGCCCCGAGAAAGAACATAGAGTAATTAaggtagtttttatcaatcatcattatcatcccacttagacgaagtcgcgggcagaaccTAGTAGTGTTATAAATACGTAAAATGAGCAGAGAAAATAAAAGCAATCCATTTAAACAGAAAACCAAAGCATTTTAGAGTCATGCAAACAAGTGGCCTCCGGAACGGGCCACTTGTGTTGCCCGACTGAGGTTTCAGCTTAAAGCTATGTGAGACACACTAATACAGGTGGTTATCCTACCTATACGCATCACTGCTTGACATATGCCGTAAGAGCAGCTAAGAGCTCATTCAATTGTGAATCTTGTTCCCataaaataaagtataaaatcaTAAGGGTTAGTAGTTGAACATAATGCTAAACGTAACGGTATTCTTAGCTCGCTTCATCTGCGCATGTCTGAAGGAACGACGGCGTTTCGGGCTGGAATCAATTTGATTTCGTAGTCGCTCGCAGCGTGTCTTGCTCGCACTTTTATTTATGTACGAGCGTGATGCGCTGTTAATATCAAAATGAGATCAATTTTCGTTTTCAAATAGACTTGTCGCTCGCTTTTTAAAACAACTTTGAAAACTTTACACTAGCACTCAATTATGTAGTTTATCGAACTCTCTGTAGTTTTATCTCCTTGTATGTTAATACTTTTCACTGCGCCCTCCTTGATGACACACTGCTTGGCCCTCCATGAATTAAATGTGCTTTTTGTTATgttcaataaagtttaaaataaataaatacagtataGACAGTGAATGGATTTTTAAAGCTTCATCAGGAAGTTAAATTTATAGTTCTTTTAATAAACCTGATCCTTCCACCCTCAGGAGCCAGCAAACTACAGCTTCGAGTACATGGTGAAAGATGACGAATCCGGCAACGATTTTGGGCACCGCGAGTCCAGGATGGGTGATCGTGCTGAGGGTCTCTACTACGTGTTACTTCCTGATGGCAGAAAACAGGTATTACTTTCATTCGTATTCATATCTGCATGCCGTTCCAGTGTGTGAACGAGACAGGCTGTTGGACCAAGCTTCTCAGGACGCAGTGCTAGTTAGGGCAGCCATACTATTGTCTTTTGCGCATCGGCGTccagtcagcgctatggaaaatggtcGCTGCCCAGTTGCGCCAACGTCGCGTTGAggagcagccatagagttgactagacgctgaTGCTCAGGAGATGCTACTGTAGGGAGGCCCTTAGTGTTTATGTGATAACTTACCGACCTGTCATTATTGTTCCAGACCGTTGAATACGAAGCAGACCAGGACGGTTACAAGCCAAGAATATCCTACGAAGACACCGGCGCCGGAGCGGGCGCTGGCTATGACTCCAACGCTCAAGCTTTCGGACAAGATGGCGGCTACAATCAAAATGGCGGATATTAAGCTAAACTTTGGTAGATGTTTCTGCAATTCTGCTATTCATCTCGCTTTTATTGTGTGTAAAAGAATGTGTTGGGTAGGTGACATTGTAAAAATTTTATCTAGCTATGAGGTCCAAAGTAAAACACTGTTTTAATTATGAATCATTTATGTTTGATGCTAAATAAAAGCTGAGAAGAAAATGTTGGCATGTTATGGTGTCCTCAATTGTACATAATAATTTTCTGTCAGTTTTGTTATTTCCATATGTAAATGTATAGTGTAACAAGACTGACATGGGGACACAAACTTTGCTTGACTCAGTTTCCAAAAATAATTCTTAACTCGATCAAATATGAATGCGTTAATGAATTTAACAGCGTTTTTAAAAGTAGCACTTTCTGTTCAAGTTAAAAATGGGATAGTTTTGTGGCTATGATTTGAATCTTAAAAGATCTAGGGTAATTAAGCCTTGGGATGTAGATTCACAGATGattttaaattaacattttttaactttttaggaatggttatacttatattttggGGGTTTTGTACGTTGGATATCATGACAAGAGATGTTAAGGATGGGTGAATAAGTAGTTCAAGAATAACATTTTTCTCTTGAATATTTTCTAAAGTTGTATCGTACCCTTTTTTAACAGAAAGGTGGTGCTAAAATAGAAAGGTGGTGCTAAAATAGaaaagtaattatttaataattttatttgaatgAATATCGACGACTTAAGCTATGTCAAAGGACAACGAGCCATATTACGAGACTATTAAAGTACAAAATGCTTTAGCGTAGTTATTGTAAGTGATGTGATAATGCACAAGGAATCAGCGCCAGTCATATGTTATCGAGCTTtagtttttataaaataaatatgtatagctTTTACTTAAACTTGTTCTGTTTCTAACAAAATAGTTGTCTATATCCATAATTATGTTGTCATTCATATAATTTTGTTCTATAACGTGTGTAGGTTGCCGTAAAGGAGTCACCTAAATGACTTGAGAGAACGGGATATCAacaatatattatgtacctCTCGTTTTAAtcttatatatgtacctaccatgTCTaaccaaaattatttattattatcaatGTATTTACTTTCCTTATTTAACGTATTTTAATtgcttattgttatttattacatattcCCTTTATCGCTGTTTATCTACGATTTATTTAGTCTGTAGAATATTGTAATCAAATACTGAATGTAAATAAACAGATTTTatacgaattttgtttttgttcttacttttactgtttttttaatatgtttgCTAATGGTAGTATTTGTAAATTTGTCATTTTGtaaagtgggaaataatttcccacgcAGCAAGTAAGGGTTTTGGTGAAATGCCGCCAACTTAACCAATCAAATGTCAAATATACCCGATTAATCTTTTttatcttcgagcaacaccggcttccgacacgtcggaagggagggcccaagcgatatctcgccgtacaaatttttctgccatttttcgcggggggaaaggtgtacacagtcgcatttctcacacacttacatacaaaagttTTTTATTGTAGATATTTATGTCAGGTAAGAAGCAGGGAAAACTTTGAAATTGAAAATCTGTATGTAATGCCGAGGTTTATGTATTTTGTGTTTGTTTACAAGTTTTGACACATGATGCGTAGTCATTTAGGTAGTAAAAAAATCCTTATCTACTCCAAAAAGTTTATATATCGCAAGACTTATAGTGACACAACTTTATTGCTTAAAATTACTCCTTTAATTCATTGATATCTCTAATTACATTTTGATACAGCTATccaatatttacaaataacaaCAACATAGATATTACCATGaactattaaatttatattttttcaaactAAGCAGTATGCTTTATGGTCATAGTCTATTCATAAGTAtcgaattgaaaaaaaaaaactaaattgacaatgacaatcgTGTGATTCATGTCAGCTCAGCTgaattgtgtatttttatttattatcagcATTTATGTGTTAGGTTTTCTTAAATTTCCGCGTTCTTTATATTACAATAAAGGCAACGCTTTATCTAATCTATACAAA contains:
- the LOC134675831 gene encoding pro-resilin-like, yielding MRIFLACTLLAVSTLAEPPVDNRYLPPQQDFNGGFSPPSQSYGAPSGAPRQTDAVFGQRPSSAYGAPNSRSSRPSNQYGPPQVRQPSSQYLPPQGRAQQPSNQYGPPQSRAQQPSNQYGPPSSRAQQPSSQYGPPQSRAQQPSSQYGPTQSRSQQPSNQYGAPNQDNQFRSQPSSQYGAPAFGQARQSNQYSGQGRSPSNQYLPPNQNARQPSTEYGAPGFGTPSQEYGAPNGGQQFGQGGNFGDAQSRQYLPPDARGGYGGDDDGSNGEPANYSFEYMVKDDESGNDFGHRESRMGDRAEGLYYVLLPDGRKQTVEYEADQDGYKPRISYEDTGAGAGAGYDSNAQAFGQDGGYNQNGGY